A single region of the Acidobacteriota bacterium genome encodes:
- a CDS encoding VCBS repeat-containing protein yields MKRRATLLDERRHRPTRISLLAIRVCLSGCMMPLAVHASSEPPAAFAPSRHELVVGVAERLTVLTGFLTGGAVADLAAVHLDGDGDRRLRVLSFADGDWSTAVETTLRADVSFVDVAGIDGRDRLIAYGGGRLTWFDPESATERDLVALTSDFRESARGEVLHVDMTRDVNGDGRDDLVLVHGHGFHVLVQMPAGRFAEPVTVGPTSGLDRVYGADGYRYHPWEEGGRIHEMDYDLDGRSDLVFWNDGHFEVHLQTEEGFFSPEARTFTTGIAFDSDQIASLAAPEGIRRRRMDHMPEGESRGRVLHSLTDMNGDGVTDLVVFSLKGSSLWKMHSSYEVYPGAPGPGGNVEFSPEPGAVVESEGIVSGIDRHDFDRDGQVDVVVTAFEPTVFSAIRVLVMSILTGAGSFDLEMFRMEDGRYGDRPNAVRQIRPRTPRKSGERAFWPAVRMGDMNGDGRSDVLIARNRKMLHVHLGVPGPGLLAKKPQRIAIPVPEDEEYTWLADLNQDGRQDVLMHHTSTTGPHRLTVLMSR; encoded by the coding sequence ATGAAGAGACGAGCGACACTCCTCGACGAGAGACGACACCGGCCGACCCGGATCAGCCTGCTGGCGATTCGGGTATGTCTGTCGGGATGCATGATGCCGCTTGCCGTCCACGCGAGCTCTGAGCCACCCGCGGCGTTCGCTCCCAGCCGTCACGAGTTGGTCGTGGGCGTCGCGGAACGCCTGACCGTTCTGACCGGGTTCCTCACGGGCGGGGCCGTCGCAGACCTCGCTGCCGTGCACCTGGACGGTGATGGAGACCGCCGTCTGCGCGTTCTCTCGTTTGCCGATGGCGACTGGTCAACGGCAGTCGAAACCACGCTGCGTGCCGACGTGTCCTTTGTCGACGTTGCCGGAATCGATGGCCGGGACCGGTTGATCGCGTACGGCGGTGGGCGCCTGACCTGGTTCGATCCGGAGTCGGCGACGGAACGGGATCTGGTCGCGTTGACGTCCGATTTCAGGGAGTCCGCCAGGGGCGAAGTTCTCCACGTGGACATGACGCGCGACGTGAACGGAGACGGCCGGGACGACCTCGTGCTGGTGCACGGCCACGGCTTCCACGTACTGGTCCAGATGCCGGCCGGCCGGTTCGCCGAGCCCGTAACGGTGGGCCCGACCAGCGGCCTCGATCGGGTCTACGGCGCCGACGGCTATCGCTACCACCCCTGGGAGGAGGGCGGCCGGATCCACGAGATGGACTACGACCTGGATGGCCGCAGCGACCTCGTGTTCTGGAACGACGGCCACTTCGAGGTCCATCTCCAGACTGAGGAGGGGTTCTTCTCACCGGAGGCCCGGACGTTCACGACCGGGATCGCGTTCGACTCCGACCAGATCGCCTCCCTGGCTGCGCCGGAGGGAATCCGGAGGCGGCGCATGGATCACATGCCGGAAGGAGAAAGCAGGGGCAGGGTGCTGCACTCACTGACCGACATGAACGGCGACGGCGTGACCGACCTCGTCGTGTTCTCGCTGAAGGGATCGAGCCTGTGGAAGATGCACTCCTCGTACGAGGTGTACCCCGGCGCTCCGGGCCCGGGTGGAAACGTGGAGTTCTCACCAGAACCTGGCGCCGTGGTCGAGTCCGAGGGCATCGTCTCTGGAATCGACCGGCACGACTTCGATCGCGACGGCCAGGTCGATGTAGTCGTGACGGCCTTCGAGCCGACGGTCTTCTCGGCCATCCGGGTGCTCGTCATGTCGATTCTGACCGGAGCCGGATCGTTCGATCTCGAGATGTTCCGCATGGAGGACGGCCGCTACGGCGACCGTCCGAACGCGGTACGCCAGATCAGGCCCAGAACCCCCAGGAAGAGCGGCGAGAGGGCGTTCTGGCCGGCGGTCCGGATGGGAGACATGAACGGCGACGGACGCTCCGACGTCCTGATTGCGAGGAACCGGAAGATGCTGCATGTGCATCTCGGCGTGCCGGGGCCGGGATTGCTCGCGAAGAAGCCCCAGCGGATCGCGATCCCCGTGCCCGAAGACGAGGAGTACACATGGCTGGCGGATCTGAACCAGGACGGCAGGCAGGACGTCCTGATGCACCACACGTCGACGACGGGGCCGCATCGGTTGACGGTGCTGATGTCGCGGTAG
- a CDS encoding TetR/AcrR family transcriptional regulator, whose protein sequence is MAERARTYHHGDLRASLVEEAAAMISEDGAASVTMRAIGSRLGVSRGAPYRHFPDKTALLVAVAVAGFKRLNRRLGSGDTGASSSSVERLRRMGEQYVRFALEHPAHYRLMYGKEALERQDQPELREAAGALLENLVDVIRVHQQSGEIEVGDPRAQAYVAWSAVHGLASLLIERQIDPNVDVDDLIRQTTQTILDGMRDRSPV, encoded by the coding sequence ATGGCCGAACGGGCTCGCACCTACCACCATGGAGACCTTCGAGCGTCGCTGGTCGAGGAAGCCGCCGCCATGATCTCGGAGGATGGCGCCGCCAGCGTCACGATGAGGGCGATAGGTAGCCGCCTCGGTGTATCGCGGGGAGCGCCCTACCGCCACTTCCCCGACAAGACGGCCCTCCTGGTCGCGGTCGCGGTCGCGGGATTCAAGCGTCTGAACCGGCGCCTGGGGTCCGGCGACACCGGAGCCTCTTCATCCAGCGTCGAGCGACTCCGGCGCATGGGCGAGCAGTACGTGCGCTTCGCCCTGGAGCATCCGGCGCACTATCGCCTGATGTACGGCAAGGAGGCCCTTGAGCGCCAGGATCAACCGGAACTGCGAGAGGCAGCCGGAGCTCTGCTCGAGAACCTGGTCGATGTGATTCGGGTCCACCAGCAGAGCGGCGAGATCGAGGTAGGAGATCCGCGGGCACAGGCCTACGTCGCGTGGAGCGCGGTTCATGGCCTGGCATCGCTGCTCATCGAGAGACAGATCGACCCGAATGTCGACGTGGACGACCTGATCCGACAAACCACCCAGACGATCCTGGACGGGATGCGAGATCGCAGCCCGGTCTAG
- a CDS encoding VCBS repeat-containing protein, which translates to MNEVDTSATARGMHDRRGLSFILFLGVLLSGGMGPTAAQSTSEQAGEFAFAHYEVVTGSAKRQTVLTGFLLGGASAELAVVDIDDGDERCLRIYEFGDGAWVPGADATLGPDVRFVDVANIGGGDRLLTYDPGRLNWFDPESATERALVAVTANFNPPRGGEVPHVDVSRDVNGDGRDDLVVPGVDGFWVFIQTSAAEFADPVKIGRSTDLSRIYGADGYRYGPWDESRVHEMDYDLDGRRDLAFWNGDHFAVHHQDEDGLFSPVAETFTTDVTFDSDRLSSLAAGDMTGRVLHSIADLNGDSVADLVVFSLEGASISRKRSTYEVHLGAPAPGGGTRFARGVDFAFQSDGRIQLGMNRRDFDGDGDLDVMFTTIEVAYLESSLWKRLKGFMGDDIWLDLEFYSMTGGLPSNKPNAIRRMQLDGHPSVREFGWVPLDIVLRGSTHQERRTQKRHLRAFNTTLLIGDVTGDGRSDLLIEETHRQLLVFAGVPGPELFARQPQRVAVAIPNDEEYTWLVDLNRDGRQDLLLHHASTTEPHRVTMLIAR; encoded by the coding sequence ATGAACGAAGTCGACACTTCGGCAACCGCCCGCGGGATGCACGATCGACGAGGCCTGTCTTTCATCCTGTTTCTCGGAGTCCTCCTGTCGGGGGGCATGGGGCCTACCGCCGCGCAATCCACTTCCGAGCAGGCCGGGGAGTTCGCTTTCGCGCACTACGAGGTCGTCACCGGCTCCGCGAAACGTCAGACCGTCCTAACGGGGTTCCTTCTCGGGGGCGCGAGCGCGGAGCTTGCGGTCGTGGACATCGACGACGGTGACGAACGCTGCCTGCGTATCTACGAGTTCGGAGACGGCGCCTGGGTGCCGGGAGCCGACGCGACACTCGGTCCCGACGTGCGATTCGTTGACGTGGCCAACATCGGCGGAGGTGACCGGCTGCTCACCTACGATCCCGGCCGCCTGAACTGGTTCGATCCCGAGTCGGCGACGGAACGCGCGCTGGTCGCGGTCACAGCCAACTTCAACCCGCCTCGCGGAGGCGAGGTTCCCCATGTCGACGTCAGTCGGGACGTGAACGGCGACGGCCGCGACGACCTGGTCGTGCCGGGCGTCGATGGCTTCTGGGTGTTCATCCAGACGAGCGCCGCGGAGTTCGCGGATCCGGTGAAGATCGGCCGGTCCACGGACTTGAGCAGGATCTACGGTGCCGACGGATACCGGTACGGCCCCTGGGACGAAAGTCGTGTCCACGAGATGGACTACGACCTGGACGGACGCCGCGACCTGGCGTTCTGGAACGGGGACCACTTCGCGGTTCATCACCAGGATGAAGATGGGCTGTTTTCCCCGGTTGCCGAGACCTTCACGACCGATGTCACATTCGACTCTGACCGACTCTCCTCGCTCGCCGCCGGAGACATGACGGGGAGAGTGCTTCACTCGATAGCCGACCTGAACGGTGACAGTGTCGCGGATCTCGTGGTTTTCTCGCTGGAAGGCGCGAGCATCTCTCGCAAGCGCTCAACCTACGAGGTGCATCTTGGCGCGCCGGCACCCGGCGGCGGAACCCGGTTCGCGCGGGGTGTCGACTTCGCCTTCCAGTCGGACGGCAGGATTCAGCTCGGGATGAATCGGCGCGACTTCGATGGCGACGGCGACCTCGACGTGATGTTCACGACGATCGAGGTGGCGTACCTCGAGAGCAGCCTCTGGAAGAGGCTCAAGGGGTTCATGGGCGATGACATCTGGTTGGATCTCGAGTTCTACTCGATGACAGGAGGCCTCCCTTCCAATAAACCCAACGCCATCCGCAGAATGCAACTGGATGGCCACCCCAGTGTCAGGGAGTTCGGGTGGGTGCCGCTGGACATCGTGCTTCGAGGGTCCACGCACCAGGAACGGAGGACGCAGAAGCGTCACCTGCGCGCGTTCAACACGACCTTGCTGATCGGGGATGTGACCGGCGACGGCCGCTCGGACCTGCTGATAGAGGAAACCCATCGGCAACTGCTCGTCTTCGCCGGTGTGCCGGGGCCGGAGCTGTTCGCCCGGCAGCCTCAGAGGGTTGCGGTCGCCATCCCCAACGACGAGGAGTACACCTGGCTCGTGGATCTCAACAGGGACGGCAGGCAGGACCTCCTGCTGCATCACGCGTCCACGACGGAGCCCCATCGGGTGACGATGCTGATCGCCCGCTGA
- a CDS encoding enoyl-CoA hydratase/isomerase family protein has product MDLKDMTWERDGGVVTLTMNRPEKLNAQSMDMMDSLIAAFEEIERDDEIKCAIWTGAGRGWSVGRDFSDPKLAGAAPYGPEFPRGTRLLPLSLGGRLQYALWRCRKPIIAAVNGHMLGGAFSAGLMADFRIASERAKFGALFVKRGRVPDNGGVYMLVKIMGLAQALEFMYSGEIIDAHRAVELGLANRVVPHDELMPTCMEIARSIASGPSLAIEFMKKMAYRTFEGDSMESLTAYEAFAQSVCEASEDGEEGVRSFVERREPVFTGR; this is encoded by the coding sequence ATGGATCTCAAGGACATGACCTGGGAGCGCGACGGCGGAGTGGTCACTCTAACCATGAATCGACCGGAGAAGCTGAACGCCCAGTCCATGGACATGATGGACTCCCTCATCGCGGCCTTCGAGGAGATCGAGCGCGACGACGAGATCAAGTGCGCGATCTGGACCGGGGCCGGCAGGGGCTGGTCGGTCGGGCGCGACTTCTCGGACCCGAAGCTGGCCGGCGCCGCGCCCTACGGCCCCGAGTTTCCCCGCGGCACCCGTCTGCTGCCCCTGTCTCTGGGCGGGCGCCTGCAGTACGCGCTCTGGCGCTGCCGCAAGCCGATCATCGCCGCGGTCAACGGGCACATGCTGGGCGGGGCGTTCTCGGCCGGGCTCATGGCGGACTTCCGGATCGCCTCCGAACGCGCGAAGTTCGGCGCCCTCTTCGTCAAGCGGGGCCGGGTTCCCGACAACGGCGGTGTGTACATGCTGGTCAAGATCATGGGCCTGGCGCAGGCCCTCGAGTTCATGTACTCCGGCGAGATCATCGACGCGCACCGGGCGGTGGAACTCGGTCTCGCGAACCGTGTCGTTCCCCACGACGAGCTGATGCCGACCTGCATGGAGATCGCCCGTAGCATCGCGAGCGGACCCTCGCTCGCGATCGAGTTCATGAAGAAGATGGCCTACCGCACCTTCGAGGGCGACAGCATGGAGAGCCTGACCGCCTACGAGGCCTTCGCCCAGAGCGTTTGCGAGGCGAGCGAGGACGGCGAGGAGGGCGTGCGGTCCTTCGTGGAGCGGCGGGAACCGGTGTTCACGGGGCGCTAG
- a CDS encoding AMP-binding protein, with the protein MADRPDDAARLEAELGRDGELVLDRLEEWAASRGDRTFIYYGEEDRSISFAETERLCSNIAAGLRRLGVGAGDRVALFLTNPLVATLSMFALWRVGATYCPINYSLTGSLLGHQLRDLQPRLVIAEESLLPQLATGADVLAEPDLVVHRPASGDHDFDPAVSGATADGCRTVGSFADLLAGGGDGSRAPQQPADLANILYTSGTTGPSKGVLQSHRWMNQFSYAPRCLIDSGDVVYNDLPMYHAAGAISNVVRGAWVGCEVAMWDRFSAGDYWRRIARRGATTAILIDVMISRLVAAPERVDDVRNTLHCVNLTPLPEDHHGLARRFGLDICATAYGQTETGLGALALIDQFPDGGGTPPDLYRGRPKEEMLEFARRSGYPVFRGDREIRKGLMGAPSVFVEAAILGPDDEVLPPERYGQLAFRPRLPDLFTAGYWGRPEATAELLANGWLHTGDAAVMDDDGLLYFADRMGNFIRSKGENISSYEVEELVGEHPDVRLCAAVGVPASEGDEEEVAVFAVMRAGADVGAGEFEEWLHRNLPRHMRPGHVRLLDDLPRTPTNKIQKFRLRESLLDEIGTGSDLPSG; encoded by the coding sequence ATGGCTGATCGGCCTGACGACGCGGCGCGGCTTGAGGCCGAACTCGGCCGCGACGGCGAGCTCGTCCTCGACCGGCTGGAGGAGTGGGCGGCCAGCCGTGGCGATCGGACCTTCATTTACTACGGCGAAGAGGACCGCTCCATCTCGTTCGCCGAGACCGAGCGCCTGTGCTCGAACATCGCCGCCGGCCTGCGCCGGCTCGGCGTCGGCGCCGGTGACCGGGTTGCGCTGTTCCTGACCAATCCCCTGGTCGCCACGCTGTCGATGTTCGCCCTGTGGCGGGTCGGCGCCACTTACTGTCCGATCAACTACAGCCTGACGGGGAGTCTGCTTGGGCATCAACTGCGCGACCTTCAGCCTCGCCTCGTGATCGCCGAGGAGAGCCTGCTGCCACAGTTGGCGACGGGTGCCGACGTGCTGGCTGAGCCGGATCTCGTGGTGCATCGACCGGCGTCCGGCGATCACGACTTCGATCCGGCCGTGTCCGGCGCGACGGCCGACGGCTGCCGGACGGTCGGTTCCTTTGCCGACCTTCTCGCGGGTGGCGGCGACGGTTCGCGCGCGCCGCAGCAGCCGGCCGACCTGGCGAACATCCTCTACACGTCGGGTACGACGGGACCGAGCAAGGGAGTGCTGCAGTCGCATCGCTGGATGAACCAGTTCAGCTACGCGCCCCGCTGCCTGATCGACTCGGGCGACGTGGTCTACAACGATCTGCCGATGTACCACGCCGCGGGCGCGATCAGCAACGTCGTACGCGGCGCCTGGGTGGGGTGCGAGGTGGCGATGTGGGACCGTTTCAGCGCTGGCGACTACTGGCGGCGGATCGCCCGCCGGGGCGCCACGACGGCGATTCTGATCGACGTCATGATCTCGAGGCTGGTGGCGGCGCCGGAGCGGGTGGACGATGTGCGGAACACCCTCCACTGCGTCAACCTGACGCCGTTGCCGGAGGACCACCACGGTTTGGCCCGCCGTTTCGGCCTGGACATCTGCGCGACCGCCTACGGTCAGACGGAGACTGGGCTCGGCGCCCTGGCCCTGATCGATCAGTTCCCGGACGGCGGCGGTACGCCCCCGGATCTCTACCGCGGCCGCCCCAAGGAGGAGATGCTCGAGTTCGCGCGACGCTCGGGGTATCCCGTCTTCCGGGGCGACCGCGAGATCCGCAAGGGCCTGATGGGCGCCCCCAGTGTGTTCGTCGAAGCCGCGATCCTCGGCCCCGACGACGAGGTGCTGCCGCCGGAGCGGTATGGCCAGCTCGCGTTCCGGCCGCGGTTGCCCGACCTCTTCACCGCAGGCTACTGGGGCCGGCCGGAAGCCACCGCCGAGCTTCTGGCAAACGGCTGGCTCCACACGGGTGACGCCGCGGTCATGGACGACGACGGGCTGCTCTACTTCGCCGATCGGATGGGGAACTTCATCCGCAGCAAGGGCGAGAACATCTCGTCGTACGAGGTTGAGGAGCTGGTCGGCGAACACCCCGACGTCCGCCTCTGCGCGGCCGTGGGAGTGCCGGCCAGCGAGGGTGACGAGGAGGAGGTTGCGGTGTTTGCGGTGATGAGGGCGGGCGCCGATGTCGGCGCTGGAGAGTTCGAAGAGTGGCTGCACCGGAACCTACCTCGCCACATGCGGCCGGGTCATGTCCGGCTGCTGGACGATCTACCCCGAACCCCGACCAACAAGATCCAGAAGTTCAGGCTGCGTGAATCCCTGCTGGACGAAATCGGCACGGGATCGGACCTCCCTTCCGGCTGA
- a CDS encoding SMP-30/gluconolactonase/LRE family protein, translated as MPKLREITTGLDFPEGPIAMDDGSVIVVEIAGGNLKRVKPDGRHQVLARCGGGPNGAAFGPDGTVYVCNNGGFDYQRLDVGPLPIAGFPGGELHVPGLQAPDYIGGRIQRVDIHTGRVEDLYVECDGRPLRAPNDIVFDDFGGFWFTDHGQTRERDRDRTGVFYARADGSLIEEVIFPLDGPNGIGLSPGGGLLYVAETYPTRLWSWPIPSPGTVVQDTTVLPISGQLVVDPPGVHVWDSLAVEADGNICLGTLITGCITVVSPEGEIVERVSAPDPLTTNICFGGADLRTAYITLSGIGALVAADWPRPGLRLNYQQ; from the coding sequence ATGCCGAAGCTGCGCGAGATCACCACTGGCCTGGACTTCCCCGAAGGGCCGATCGCGATGGACGACGGCAGTGTCATCGTCGTCGAGATCGCGGGTGGGAACCTCAAGCGCGTCAAGCCGGACGGCCGCCACCAGGTGCTGGCGCGCTGCGGCGGCGGGCCGAACGGCGCGGCCTTCGGGCCCGACGGCACGGTGTACGTGTGCAACAACGGCGGCTTCGACTATCAGCGCCTCGACGTCGGGCCGCTGCCCATCGCGGGCTTTCCGGGCGGCGAGTTGCACGTGCCGGGGCTCCAGGCGCCGGACTACATCGGCGGCCGCATCCAGCGCGTCGACATCCATACTGGCCGGGTCGAGGACCTTTATGTCGAGTGTGACGGCAGACCGTTGCGGGCGCCGAACGACATCGTCTTCGACGACTTTGGGGGCTTCTGGTTCACCGACCATGGTCAGACCCGGGAGCGGGACCGTGACCGCACCGGCGTCTTCTACGCCAGGGCCGACGGCTCCCTGATCGAGGAAGTCATCTTTCCGCTCGACGGACCGAATGGCATCGGACTCTCACCTGGCGGCGGCCTGCTCTACGTCGCCGAGACCTATCCGACGCGTCTCTGGAGCTGGCCGATCCCGTCCCCCGGAACGGTCGTCCAGGACACGACGGTCCTGCCGATCAGCGGCCAGCTCGTGGTCGACCCCCCCGGCGTGCATGTCTGGGACTCCCTGGCGGTCGAGGCGGACGGCAACATCTGCCTCGGCACCCTGATCACCGGCTGCATCACGGTCGTCTCGCCCGAGGGCGAGATCGTGGAACGGGTGTCCGCTCCGGATCCCCTGACCACGAACATCTGCTTCGGCGGTGCGGACCTCAGGACCGCCTACATCACCTTGTCGGGGATCGGCGCCCTGGTCGCGGCCGACTGGCCGCGGCCGGGCCTGCGCCTGAACTACCAGCAGTGA
- a CDS encoding AMP-binding protein, protein MNAGNLAIENIERFGEYPILHWRGTTISNVELDAKARRLASVLRQRGIGIGDRVAVVMPNCPEVFEAFQAVWKIGAVILPVRPQLAVPEIQHMLRDSGASAVISTVELVPLIRQACPELPLLLTLGGQSVEGAVALAAETAGAEPLAEMTHRSGHDLALLLYTSGTTGRPKGVMLTHDSVAAVPHPKMVDLPPFMPTLHALPLSHSFGVLMMNLGFIKGMQAKLLVHWDTRLVFEAIQELRVMRFSMVPTMLTYMLEFPDRDRYDTSSLESVWTGGAPLPDAVRREFEEVFACRIRDGYGMTESGGAGAAYYDEDVFRPGSVGRAQPDTSIRVVDENGADVAAGTQGEILIGGPTLMAGYWRNQKATEEALMDGWLYSGDIGYLDEDGYLYITDRKKDLIIKGGENISPREIEEALYAHEAVAEAVVFGVPDARFGENLWAAVAPSGDVEVREEDLLRHVATRVTRFKVPARIFVLDEIPKNATGKLQKRAVRDRLLAGDGTA, encoded by the coding sequence TTGAACGCAGGGAATCTGGCCATCGAGAACATCGAACGGTTCGGCGAGTATCCGATCCTCCATTGGCGCGGTACGACCATCTCGAACGTCGAGCTGGATGCGAAGGCGCGCAGGCTGGCCAGTGTCCTGCGGCAGCGCGGCATTGGAATCGGCGACCGGGTCGCCGTCGTCATGCCCAACTGCCCGGAGGTCTTCGAGGCGTTCCAGGCGGTGTGGAAGATCGGCGCGGTGATCCTTCCCGTCAGGCCCCAACTCGCGGTACCGGAGATCCAGCACATGCTGAGGGACTCCGGGGCGAGCGCGGTGATTTCAACCGTTGAACTCGTTCCGCTGATCCGCCAGGCCTGTCCCGAGCTGCCGTTGCTCTTGACCTTGGGCGGCCAGTCGGTGGAAGGGGCCGTCGCGCTGGCGGCGGAGACGGCCGGCGCCGAGCCGCTTGCCGAGATGACGCACCGGTCGGGGCACGATCTGGCGTTGCTCCTCTACACCTCCGGCACGACGGGAAGGCCGAAGGGCGTCATGCTGACCCACGACAGCGTCGCCGCCGTGCCGCACCCGAAGATGGTCGACCTACCGCCCTTCATGCCGACCCTGCACGCGTTGCCGCTGTCTCACTCGTTCGGGGTCCTGATGATGAACCTGGGGTTCATCAAGGGCATGCAGGCGAAGCTCCTCGTGCACTGGGATACCCGCCTCGTCTTCGAGGCCATTCAGGAGCTTCGCGTGATGCGGTTCTCCATGGTCCCGACGATGCTGACCTACATGCTGGAGTTCCCGGACCGCGACCGCTACGACACGTCGAGTCTCGAGAGCGTGTGGACCGGCGGCGCGCCGCTGCCGGACGCGGTCCGGCGTGAATTCGAGGAGGTCTTCGCCTGCCGCATCCGCGACGGCTACGGCATGACGGAGTCGGGGGGCGCAGGGGCCGCCTACTACGACGAGGATGTCTTCAGGCCCGGCTCGGTCGGGCGTGCCCAGCCCGACACGTCGATTCGGGTGGTCGACGAGAACGGCGCCGATGTGGCGGCTGGCACACAAGGCGAGATCCTGATCGGCGGGCCGACACTGATGGCCGGCTACTGGCGCAACCAGAAAGCCACCGAGGAGGCCCTGATGGATGGGTGGCTCTACTCGGGAGACATCGGCTATCTCGACGAGGACGGCTACCTGTACATCACGGACCGGAAGAAGGACCTGATCATCAAGGGCGGCGAGAACATCTCGCCGCGCGAGATCGAGGAAGCGCTTTACGCGCACGAGGCCGTCGCCGAGGCGGTGGTCTTCGGCGTGCCGGACGCGCGCTTCGGGGAGAACCTCTGGGCGGCCGTCGCGCCCAGCGGCGACGTCGAGGTGCGCGAGGAGGATCTCCTGCGGCACGTGGCCACCCGGGTGACCCGCTTCAAGGTCCCGGCGCGGATCTTCGTGCTCGACGAGATCCCGAAGAACGCCACCGGCAAGTTGCAGAAGCGCGCCGTGCGGGACCGGCTGCTGGCAGGCGACGGGACAGCCTAG
- a CDS encoding VCBS repeat-containing protein, whose product MLTLRVCLYGCVGPAATLPGAQPAEQFAFERYDVVTGAGERQTILTGFLVGGSMADLAVLHVDENNDRRLRILTFTGGDWVPEVETRLRSETSFVDVANIGGRDRLVIYGGGRLTWFDPESVTERELAAVESDFKPPRRREVVHADISRDLNGDGRDDLVVPQNHGSHVLVQRSGGTFANPVTIGPTTEPDRVYRGDGYRYLPWDEGGRVHEMDYDLDGRRDLVFWNQDHFAVHLQDQRGLFAAEVSTTFTTEVAFDSDDPASLAAPQEVRHRRIDDSLTGAPTGRVLHSLTDLNGDGVADLVVFSLDIRSMWSVRFSYEVHPGAPTPEGGTVFAPDAGAAILSDGLPYEIGRYDFDNDGQVDVMYRTMKFGVFRTVRMIGSGVLTRSVPMRLDFYRMDSGVYSGKPSAVRKIRGRAPGVSGEKGIFHPSVLVGDVNGDSRLDLLVQKGRKGLHIFLGVAGPELFAGRPEEVAIAMPNEEFTWLVDLNRDGKTDVLMHHASTTKPHRVTMLVAR is encoded by the coding sequence ATGCTTACGCTCAGAGTGTGCCTGTATGGATGCGTCGGGCCTGCCGCTACGCTTCCCGGTGCCCAGCCGGCGGAGCAGTTCGCCTTCGAGCGGTACGACGTGGTCACCGGTGCCGGCGAGCGCCAGACCATCCTGACAGGGTTCCTTGTGGGAGGTTCGATGGCGGACCTCGCGGTCCTGCATGTCGATGAGAACAATGACCGGCGCTTGCGCATCCTCACCTTCACGGGCGGTGATTGGGTGCCGGAAGTCGAGACGAGGCTACGTTCCGAGACCTCCTTCGTTGACGTGGCCAACATCGGAGGCAGGGACCGGCTGGTCATCTACGGCGGTGGCCGGCTGACGTGGTTCGATCCCGAGTCGGTGACGGAGCGGGAACTTGCGGCGGTGGAATCCGACTTCAAACCGCCACGAAGGCGCGAGGTTGTCCATGCGGACATCTCGCGTGACCTGAATGGCGACGGCCGCGACGACCTGGTCGTGCCGCAGAACCACGGCTCTCACGTGCTCGTCCAGAGAAGCGGCGGGACGTTTGCCAATCCGGTGACCATCGGCCCGACGACCGAGCCGGACCGGGTCTACCGGGGCGACGGCTACAGGTACCTGCCTTGGGACGAGGGCGGCCGCGTCCACGAGATGGACTACGACCTGGACGGACGCCGCGACCTCGTGTTCTGGAACCAGGACCACTTCGCTGTGCATCTCCAGGACCAGCGGGGTCTGTTCGCCGCCGAGGTCAGTACGACCTTCACGACCGAGGTCGCGTTCGACTCGGACGACCCAGCCTCGCTTGCCGCTCCTCAGGAGGTTCGCCACCGGCGTATTGACGACAGCCTGACAGGAGCCCCGACGGGGAGGGTGCTGCATTCACTGACCGACCTGAACGGCGACGGCGTCGCCGACCTCGTCGTCTTCTCGCTGGACATCAGGAGCATGTGGAGCGTGCGCTTCAGTTACGAGGTCCACCCGGGTGCGCCGACTCCCGAGGGCGGCACGGTGTTCGCGCCCGATGCCGGCGCCGCGATTCTCTCGGACGGCCTCCCGTACGAGATCGGCCGGTACGATTTTGACAACGACGGTCAGGTCGACGTGATGTATAGAACGATGAAGTTCGGCGTCTTCAGGACGGTCCGCATGATCGGCTCCGGGGTGCTGACCCGTTCCGTGCCGATGCGTCTCGACTTCTACCGGATGGATAGTGGCGTCTACTCCGGCAAACCGAGCGCCGTCCGCAAGATCAGGGGCCGCGCCCCCGGCGTTTCAGGGGAGAAAGGCATCTTCCATCCGTCGGTCCTGGTCGGGGACGTGAACGGCGACAGCCGCCTTGATCTGCTCGTGCAGAAGGGCCGGAAGGGTCTGCACATCTTTCTTGGCGTGGCGGGGCCCGAGCTGTTCGCCGGAAGGCCTGAGGAAGTCGCGATCGCCATGCCGAACGAGGAGTTCACCTGGCTGGTGGACCTCAACAGGGACGGCAAGACGGACGTCCTCATGCATCATGCGTCCACTACCAAGCCGCATCGGGTCACGATGTTGGTCGCCCGATGA